From the Hordeum vulgare subsp. vulgare chromosome 1H, MorexV3_pseudomolecules_assembly, whole genome shotgun sequence genome, the window CAGTTTGATCTTTTTTACATGTTCCTCAATCCTCAGTAGAACGCTATGAGATACTATTTCTTTATCTGTTGAAGTGACAACAGTATGCTATTGAGTTATTTATGCCGAGTTCAAAACCAAGCAATATATGCTGGCTAAAGATACTGGTAACCCTGTTCCGTGCAGATGGTGTGATTGGCATAGGAATCGCCACAACTGCAGTAGGGCTTATCGTTGGTGGGATTGCAGCTGCTCTTGCAAGGAAGAAGTGAGATCCCACCCGCCTACTGATGAAGTAGGATGTGCGTTTGGTTCTGTATTTTCAGTAGCTCTACCGTTCATTCTGTGTTACTTGAGTCGAATCGCCGCAACTATCTATGTGCATAAAATGAGTTTATGATACCATGGCACCATGTATCTTTGGATAAATCAAATCATGATGGAAGTACCGTTGTCTCAAGCTAGTGTTGAATACACCAATAAATGAACTGTCACGGGTCTTATTTCACAACACCAACACTTCACTCTAGATTGTACACACGGCAGTGCCACTCTGCTCAATCAAACCAGCAAAGTACTAAAGCAATATGCCATTGAACATCATCCTCTGAGCTTGCATGATCCTGGCAATGGCTACTCTGGCCCGATGAGGGTGAGCAGGATGCCCTGGTAGTACCCGGAAGTGTCGCCGACGACGTCCTTGGTCACCGTCGTCTTGTACCTCACCTTGTATTCCTCCTTGACTTTCTTCATGTCGACCTCCGCGCGCGAGACGATGGCTCTGGTCAGCGACTCCTCGTCGGTGCCGAGCCCTATGATCGAGGTCCGGATCACCTGGAGAAGGCAAGGAGCATAAAAAACAACTCATTCCAAATGCTTAGTCTTTTGGGTGTTACCTCTGCGAAATGTTTCTCCGGCGATGTCAAGCACCAAACCGCAGTTTTCAGCATGGCCGAGAGCTGGTCATTCCGGTTCCCCTCGAGAACCTGCCAATTTGTGGcacataaataaaataaaaacagataAAAGTCAAGTTCATTCGTGTTCAGTTCTTTGGTTGTAGGAGTATATCTGTATAAGCATGAGGCGGTCGAACCTCGTGGATGGGCTTGCCGTGCTGTCGCTTGTAGTGCTCGAACGTGGCCTTGAGCTGCGGCTTGCTCCTGGAGCTGACGATGCGCACCACGTCCCCGTGCAGCGGCTGCTTCTTGGCCGCCACCGCGCCGTGCAGCTCGGCCGCCTCCGCCCTCGCCAGCTCGCCGTCGACGAGGTCGCCGGCGTAGCGGTACGAGCTCACCAACCGCACCAGGAACTGCACACGACACGAGCGCTCAGCTGGCCGGACCGGCGAGAGCAAAGAAATCAACCCACGGCGGGTGaggaaaggaggaggagaagggcctCGCCTGCTTGAGGGGTTCCTTGTAGAGCGAGCAGGCGGCGACGTCCTCCTCGAGGGACGAGTCGTAGGCGGAGCAGTAGGCCTTCCTGACGGCGACGAGGTGGTCCGGCGACGACGCGCAGGCCACCTCGATGAGCACCCAGGCGTGCCGGTCGCCGCCCTTCTTCCTCAGGGCCTTGTAGGCCAGCTTGGCGTCCCGCGCCACCGGGTCCATCGCCCACAGCGTCATGGCGCCCTGACCACCAGACCAACCAACGCACATACAGTACATGGAGATTTCACTGTCCGtccggggaagaagaagaagcctaGGGAGAGGAGGTCGCCATGGAAGAGGTGAAGGTACTACTAGTTACCTTGAAGTGGCCGGAGAGCTCGTCTTGGAGCGTGCGGAGGAGGGTCTTGTCGTTGAGGCCCTCGTAGGCCACGGCGATCTCCGCGCGCTGCGCCGCCGTCCGGTGGCCTAGGATCTCGATCAGCGCATTCTCGTCCGTCCCCCACCCTGTCCATTTTTCTCGATTTCAGTACATAATTCTTCACTCTCTAGATTAAACAGGCTCGAACAGCGGCCATCTCACAAAGAATTGACCAGGAGAGCTCAGCTCACAAATCTTTCACACAATTCAGTGATCGTAGTATCTCacgtataaatatatatatatatatagtgcacACGGACCTACAATCTTGGTTAAACTTGAATCACAGTACCTTGTACCGCCTTTCTTATGTTCTCTGCGTCCTCGGTCGGGGAAGGGACGGGGTCCGGGACCGAGATGGAGGCCATGGAGGGAGCACGTTCTGCTATCCCCTCCCTTCCCGTTGATGGAGCCGAGGAGAAGTGGAGGAAGAGGAGACTGAGGGGCGGGATGTTATGGATGCACTCGAGGTCGAGGCAGCAGCACCAGCCACACATGGCAGCCAGGGTTGAAAGCTTCGCCGGCAACGAGCTTTTCGCCTAATTATATTTCCTCGTGTGTTTCGCGTGCATCTTTTTGATTGCGTTTTTCTTTCGCCGTTCGGGTTTTGATGGTGCTATTATCATTACCCAGCTTGGCTAATGTTGTGTACAGGTCACACGAGGGGGCATTTTGGGGGTTCCATTATGTCCATTACTCCTACTTAATCAGCATTGAAGAGGGAACCGGATTTGATTGCTGGAAAAACGTGAGTGATACTGCTTTTAAGTTAAGGCTTGCCTCATCTATTTTCAGACTTGCTCACTGTAATGTACTGTCAATCTTACTGACATCTTGGGGTATTTTCAGACTTGTCCCCCACCATCTACTGATTTGGAGAACTTGGGAGTTAAGGAAAATCAGTAATACTACCTTGTAGAAGATGGTGGAGAGTATCATTACCGTTTGACACCCTCTTTGCCTGATTCATGCTTGTTCATATCCTCTCCTGTTGGGAAATAAATAATGGTTCAAAAATAGTGCACCAACTAAGCaaaaaaaataatagaaaaaacgCGCCAGGTAGGGGTCGAACCTACGACTTTCCGCTTAGGAAACGGACGCTCTATCCACTGAGCTACAGGCGCCTTGATGAATAAATTTCTCATGGCCCTTatctattcttatctttagttCCGAGCTAGCTGTTTCCTCGCGCTCACCCTTCCACTATTGGGGAAGATGGTGTATCACCATGTGCAACAACAAAGTACAGTAGTTTAGTAGTAGTAACATTGATAAAAAAAACCAGAGATTCTCATCCTGGAAGCATGATCTTGGAAACACATGGCATTGCTTAACCGGTAAGGTTTCTCTTCCAAAAGAGAGCTCCAAGCAAATCCCCAAAACCACACTGTTTCCACCATGCAAAGACCCGTAGTTTCCTCACGCTTTAATACTTTAGCCCGTCGTCGTTCACAAGGAGACGCGTCATGGGCTCCAAGATAATCTGAACAATCACGGGCCTTTCGAAAAAACGGAGGACATGCCCGCACGTTCCATGCGCCCGGTTCAAAAGCTGAGAACATGCCACAGTTCACAAAGCATTTTCAAagtctttttttttttgctttctctGTGAAACCCATACTCTCTCTGCTTttatcttcttctcctgctttgtTGAACTCTTTCTTTCAACGGAGGCTGCTTGGAAGagggaaaataaataagtaagttGCATTTAAACAACTGTGTAGTGGtatttatatttcagaaaagaaAGCTAGACTAGAAGGACAGTTGGCAAGGTTGAGCTGACTGTAGAACTGCCTGCTTAGAATATAAGAGAAAACAAGTGTTCTCGTGGATCACACTGATCTGACCAGTGGTTTTCTAATACTATATATCAACGTTGCCAAGAGTTCATTTGGTTGCCTGCCAACCAAACGCATAATTAACCAGGCCTTTGACGAAAGATACATGGACAACTGCGGCAAATGCCCAATGGCTGCTTATGCAAACAAATCAACGACCATATCTGAAATCTCCAATATTATAGGGGTGATTTGCTTGTGTGCAAGTCACCAATGATCTTGTCCTTCACCATGCGCCCAGTTTCCTCCAGCATAATAACAGGCTTGCTGTATGATTGAAGAATATGGCCCAACATACAGGGACGATGATAATGAGTTATTTTGGACCACACCAGTTGTATCTAGATGTCTTTTTTAGGGGTTACGTCTTACATATCCTTGGCGGTGCATGTGTTTTCACATCTTCTGATAGTCCGTGCGATTCTTTTGCCACAAGTTTCAGCTGAAATAATCGCACGTCACATCCTTACACTGTTAGATATGGACGGCGGTGGTGTGAACTTACAAAACTGCATTAAATTGGTGAGTGGAAATGTTTCATCAACCATTTCTCTAACCCCTTAATTGTCCAGCTAACTAGCTTAGGTTTCGTGGCATAGTACGAAGCTCTGATTGATTTGTTAGAGAGAAGCCAAAGACAACAAGCTAGTATAATGATGTCCGGTTTGCTGGTATGTGACCTAGTAGCAGAAACTTGATATACAAGTTGTGTTCATGAACATCCTTGAATTGAATAAGACATAAACCAACCATGCATGATTGAAGGGGATAATGACGATGCTGGTGGCGACGATAAGGATGACAACGTGGACTGTAGGGTTTATACATTGCCACTATATATGATCATCAATTTGAGATGAGAATTCTGGATACATTATGAGCACACATTTTGTTTTTTGAAAGAAAGGGGCCGCATCCCCTGGTTCCGTTCCATCGCGATGAAATCACATTCAGTACAGGCAGATTTATGCGCCAAGGCATAGCCAAAGTAGCCATAAACCAGAAGTATACCAAGTGTTTTCGAACAAGATTTTCTGGATGATGCAAATATAACAGCAGGAGATTAACTCCACGTCTCCCGAAGATCAGTTGCGGAGGCACCAGTTGGTGCGACCGATGAGGATCTGGCGTCTCTCCTTGTCAGTAGCATCCAGAAATATTAGAGGGGCCTGTGAATTGAGTAGACGCAACCATTTGGAGGCAAATTGATCTGTTCATGTGATGTGTTCTTCCATTTCCGTGGACCATGACGACTTGGGACCTTCATCATGTGCTGCAGATCTCCTACAAGTTTCTCAATGATCATTTTCCCTCCTGCCATCAGTGGCGGAGCCAGAAAATTAGAACAAGGGGGCCAAGTATAGTTAAACCTTATTAAGAAGGACCAATCCATCAAAAAACAccattttaacacacaaaaataaaTATTACTATTCATTCCTGGCTTAAATCACTAATGTTAGGGGGGCCAGGCCCTGGCTGGCACCACCTGTCTCCGTCACTGCCTGTCATTTCTCATCTGCTGGAAATATTAGCTGAGCTATTTGAATCCCTCCTACCTTGAAATATTTGCAATATCGCCGAAAAAATAATATACTTGCTCTTGAACTATTCCTCACATGCCCTTCCTAAGTTGATCACACGATTATATTTCCCTCAACAAGGGCAGTCTAGTTTGTTAGGGAAACATTTAAAGACTTATTAATATAATGAGTGAGTTCCAATTTTACCCTTAGTTTCAtatttaacatttttttaaatccaGATTACCATGGACACAACGATATTATATCCTGGAAAATAATGTACCCGAAGAAGTTATATCTGATGTGACCGCAGCGTGACAAGGGCGCAGCACAGCTGAATATTATGGGTGTCATCGTCCGTGATCACCCCGTGTTGCACGATGCAAATACTATGCACCAACAGCCCATCGCGTGGTGAGTTGTCACTTGATTAATTAGATGGGATCGGTGTGGATGTGTACCCATGTGTAAACCATTGACGAGCTAGCCTTTTCTTGGATTAGCTGTGAACATTTATACCCAATTGAAATACCAGCGCTGCCCATAACTGCTTTCCAAAACACACCGTCTCCCAGTATAAAGATCGTCCACAAGGAGGGGCTGAGCACACAGCGAACTCGGCGACCAGTGTAGCCATCATCGTCTCCGTCTCCTCAAATTAATCTTTCGCTAGCAATTCTTGTCAGGGCGACAATGGCTGACGAAGTTCAGGCGCTCACCAAGGCCTTCTCAGGTTTGTTAATTACATCGATAATCGCTGACGACTCCTAGTCCTAGGAGGACATTGTGCAGCGATCATACTCGTAGCATTGTTGTTTGCGTGCGTGATGATTTGTGATAGTTGATTGTGATTATTGGAAATGGATGGTGAAGGTCTGGGGGGTCTGGGCGTGGACGAGCGGACGATGGTGGCGGCGCTGGCGAACTGGCGGAAGCAGCCGGAGAAGCGGTCGGGGTTCCGGAAGAGCTTCCCGGGGCTGTTCAAGGAGCACGGCGGCGTGATGGAGCGGTGCGAGGACGAGTACATGCTGCACCTGGCCGCCGAGTTCTCCCGGTTCAAGAACCTGATGGTGCTGTGGGCGATGCACCCGTGGGAGCGCGACGCCCGCCTCGCGCACCACGTCCTCCACCAGGCCCACCCCTCCGCCATCGTCGTGGAGATCGCCTGCACCCGCTCCGCCGAGGAGCTCCTCGGCGCGCGCAAGGCCTACATGGCGCTCTTCCACCACTCCCTCGAGGAGGACGTCGCCTACCGCGCCAAGGACAAGCCCTACTGCAGCGTAAGCTAGCTCTTCCTTTCTTAATTTCGACTGGCCATCCATGGCTTTGGAGCTCGGAGCCATGCATGGCCATGGAGGAGGTCGGTACGGTCGACTCATTTGTGAATGTGCAGCTGCTGGTGGGGCTGGTGAGCGCGTACCGGTACGAAGGGCCCAAGGTGAGCGACGACACGGCCAAGGCGGAGGCCAAGGCGCTGGGAGCGGCGGTGAAGAGCGCCGACGGCGGCAAGCTGGTGGAGAACGACGAGGTGGTAAGGATCCTCACCACCAGGAGCAAGCCTCACCTCGTCCAGACCTTCAAGTACTACAAGGAGCTGCACGGCAAGCACATCGAGGAGGTAACGCCGCGAGCCCGCGATTCGGACGGAAGTTGATCACCAGTACTACAAATCCGTGATGCGTGGCGTGATGAAGACAGGAGTTGTTGATCGATTATATTGTGTGTGGAACAAAACGCAGGATCTCGGAAGCGAGGAGGCTCTGAGGGAGGCCGTGCAGTGCCTGGCGACGCCGGAGAGGTACTTCAGCCAGGTGATGGCGGCGGCGCTGAGGGAGGGCGCGGACCACCACGGCAAGGAGGCCCTGTCGCGGGTGGCGGTGACGCGGTCGGACGTGGACATGGACGGCATCAGGGCGGCCTACCAGGAGCAGTTCGGGGCCAAGCTCGAGGACGCCGTCGCCGGCAGCGCGCACGGCCACTTCAAGGACGCGCTCGTCTCGCTCATCGTCGGCAAGTAAACCATTGGACGCGGAGGGGGTTCGTCTTCGTCTTCTCGTCTTCCGGTGGTGGTGACTGTCGCGCCATGCCGTGCGTGTTTTCTTTTTTCCTGCTTCATCTAGTGTCGCTCGCGTGTGCCTTTGTATGCTGATTGAATCGTTGTTGGGCGGGGAATGTAACATTTGCAGCTGAGGTCGTGTACGTACGGCTGATCGGGGGATCAAATAAAATTAAACATTTGGATCTTTGTCTTCCATTAATTCCGGTTGTTATTTCGATGGGGTCGTGCTCCGTGTCAGTGCCGGCTGCAGATAATAATGTCAGCAAAAGCGTTGCGCAAGATCACAGCGACTAGCAGTCTAGCACATCGTCCGGCTATTCCTCGGTCCAGTAACAACCAAGTCCCTTTATATTTAGATTTCAGATTTGACATATGTAGATGTGCTTTAGGTCTGTCTAGGACACAACTAGATGTGTCCTAGTTATTGCACATTTAAACGATTTAATCAAGCATAAAAGAAATAAATACAATTTATTTTGCAAAAAAAACattaaaaggaaaagaaaatactTATACGAATCTTTGTACAAAAAATTAATGATATATTTTCGctgtatctaaataattatagttgaaaAAAACTTGTCTCTACAACTATAATAATTAGGTACAGAAAAAATATTATTTAGATGTGCAATATTTAGATGTGCTTTAGTAGTAAAATTGTCTAAAATAATCATCGTTTAGTTGAAGCAAAAAGACCTCTCAAGGAGTTTCGTAAAATGCTCATAAATTTAAAACCCCCCGTAAAATGCTCATGAATTTAGAGGACCATACTCAATCTTCCTGCCTTTCCTCGCACGCCTCCTTTCCAACTAGGGCATTAATTTTTTTTCTAGCATGTTGTTGTAAGGAGCCGCAGCGCGGATGCAGGCTCTCCGCATCATCTCTGAGAGCTTGTTTAGATACTCCATTCGACATCAGATCGTCGAATATCAGTAACCTGTGTCCCAGAATAGGGGCGTCACAGATCAAAACGCCTTCTTTTGGGTATATTCAGCTAGAGAGACCTGGTTTCCGTACCTCTCAACCGGATCCAACATGAACTCTATTGCTCGATCTCTTATCTTTTATCTATGGTAGCGGATTGGACGATTCCACTATGCCGCCATGCCTTTAGTTTGAAATAGCCACAATGCTCGGTTTTAAAGTATTCCTTTTGTTCATAGATGATGTATAGGAaaataatcccaaaacaatcAAAATTATCCGACTGATTTTTTATGGGGATAAACCGTCTCTAACACGCGCCACGCGTCCTTGCAGGCTCGCTCACCCTTATCTTATCTCTTTCCTCCAGAAGCGTGGGCCACTCGTTGGCAGAAGTGTTGGATtcgagatggactcttccgaagacttggcgtgtAATCCAAGGAGATGTAGTAATATGCATATTCCTTCTGTGTTGTAACCGGCCTTGTGTAGACCTTGACACTCCTGGCATCTATATAAGTCAGGCGGTCATAGTTCGTAGGACACATCAAGCTCATTacaattagggtttagaccacaacgtcAATCTTATAGTAGATCAAATCTGTACTTTGTACCACCTCATCAATAACAATAAGAGCAGGACAtggggttttacctccattaagagggaacctgggtaaaacaccatctccattgtctcttgttacccattgaccctagatccacagtttggaccccctactcgagatcgatCGGTTTTGTCACCCACATTGCTTCTTTCAATTAGAGCTTCGCTGCGAGATTCCAAAAAGGCTCGATGGGTTGCTTGGTCACCAGCGACAACATTAAGTCCAGAGATATCTTCGTTTCTGGCCAACCCTATGCTTTCAGCAGTACGTCGCACTTGAAGGCGGCACATCATCACATCAATGGGGTCACCCGGGTCAAGAGTTTAAGTTCGCCGAGTTGGAATTTGTTGCCAACA encodes:
- the LOC123439969 gene encoding annexin D3-like; the encoded protein is MCGWCCCLDLECIHNIPPLSLLFLHFSSAPSTGREGIAERAPSMASISVPDPVPSPTEDAENIRKAVQGWGTDENALIEILGHRTAAQRAEIAVAYEGLNDKTLLRTLQDELSGHFKGAMTLWAMDPVARDAKLAYKALRKKGGDRHAWVLIEVACASSPDHLVAVRKAYCSAYDSSLEEDVAACSLYKEPLKQFLVRLVSSYRYAGDLVDGELARAEAAELHGAVAAKKQPLHGDVVRIVSSRSKPQLKATFEHYKRQHGKPIHEVLEGNRNDQLSAMLKTAVWCLTSPEKHFAEVIRTSIIGLGTDEESLTRAIVSRAEVDMKKVKEEYKVRYKTTVTKDVVGDTSGYYQGILLTLIGPE
- the LOC123439981 gene encoding annexin D4 — encoded protein: MADEVQALTKAFSGLGGLGVDERTMVAALANWRKQPEKRSGFRKSFPGLFKEHGGVMERCEDEYMLHLAAEFSRFKNLMVLWAMHPWERDARLAHHVLHQAHPSAIVVEIACTRSAEELLGARKAYMALFHHSLEEDVAYRAKDKPYCSLLVGLVSAYRYEGPKVSDDTAKAEAKALGAAVKSADGGKLVENDEVVRILTTRSKPHLVQTFKYYKELHGKHIEEDLGSEEALREAVQCLATPERYFSQVMAAALREGADHHGKEALSRVAVTRSDVDMDGIRAAYQEQFGAKLEDAVAGSAHGHFKDALVSLIVGK